A part of Brassica rapa cultivar Chiifu-401-42 chromosome A05, CAAS_Brap_v3.01, whole genome shotgun sequence genomic DNA contains:
- the LOC103870059 gene encoding COP1-interacting protein 7 isoform X2 — MRPAIPLDYALFQLSPKRSRCELFVSTAGNTEKIASGLVKPFVAHLKVAEEQVAREAQSIRLQVESSKNAGTWFTKATLERFVRFVSTPEVLELVSALDEEMSQLEAARKIYGEGTGDHRPGAKDGTETTPAADVTKKELLRAIDLRLAAVRQDLETACNRASAAGFNPVTVPELTQFADRFGASRLNDACTKFIAVCQRRPELMSSWRRFNQEQEAIRSSWESDMSIDDPSEDPSKNLATGMEERSVTATRYSQQEAKVMPQSSHGEKDEEEEKTPVQNEPLASQTRQLTRRLSVQERISLFENKQKENSGGKTAVVVKPTDLKRLSSDLSSSAGVEKAVVRRWSGASDMSIDLGNDRKDGAGDSPSSSSVSKDGSGISSKQSVGYNKREQNGLSHVENPHRNEDECSSNSLRKDKEVDLKVPLDYSRNANIDDESNNKDFESDKQDQIQTRDPRSHSLSTLQQLSGTESNLTSVRSNGGTAESPRREPSATRQSPPVEDRQRKTQVYGGTEQMRRPHGRRAETGSADVNKKPPSAINISVSDISESDTLNQMSSAEQVQRARASKGSQELNDELKVKANELEKLFAEHMLRVPGDQSSSVRRGKPVKPSEQAVTSQLRRPVAEDLITSSNDEDKFKTPPTVKAVANSDYGDTTRQKFPEISFSDSSRGKFYEEYMQKRDAKLKEDWSSRRSEKEAKLKMMQDILDRSNAEMKTKFSQSTARRDSDARRAEKLVYFNSRLSARKDQHPISSFQSEEEEDVSRSTQNKKLQQTKNSSRTITTSASRSAAKVSTPSSARRRGQDKLLAQSVPNFAEFKKEGMKQPSSGVGRNGVRSQARSSVRPKTVVITEEEKLRRPTNFRKVAAEAAAPEDDGVSVPLNLEQEHSGRKASEGSDASDEMEKEVEDVLGDDTEAEAFTDAENEKSRLSQDFDDGESIASQLDPGSNAELPAVLASRHHHQTIGSFLDARVKQHQYQNEASELDASVDSPVDSPTFWSLSHTENDTTQMRKKWGAAENKQDVTKGLKRLLNFGRKNRAAENLADWISATTSEGDDDTEDGRDLAYRSSEDLRKSRFLQTQPSDDSFNESELFNEQARTTSAPLSFKLKEDQMSGASVKAPRSFFSLSNFRSKGK; from the exons ATGAGACCAGCTATACCTCTTGACTATGCTCTCTTCCAACTCTCCCCAAAGCGGTCAAG ATGTGAATTGTTTGTCTCTACTGCTGGGAATACTGAGAAGATTGCTTCTGGACTGGTGAAACCTTTTGTTGCTCATTTGAAAGTCGCTGAAGAGCAGGTCGCCCGGGAAGCTCAGTCTATAAGGTTACAAGTTGAGAGCAGCAAAAATGCTGGAACTTGGTTTACTAAAGCGACGCTCGAGAG GTTTGTACGCTTTGTTAGTACCCCAGAGGTTCTTGAATTGGTTAGCGCTTTGGATGAGGAAATGTCTCAGTTAGAGGCTGCCCGGAAAATATATGGCGAG GGGACTGGTGATCACCGACCTGGTGCAAAAG ATGGCACGGAAACTACACCAGCAGCTGATGTGACAAA GAAGGAGCTACTGAGAGCTATTGATTTACGGCTTGCAGCAGTTAGACAGGACTTAGAAACGGCTTGTAATCGTGCTTCTGCTGCTGGTTTCAACCCAGTCACTGTCCCCGAACTTACTCAATTTGCTGATCGATTTGGAGCCAGTCGCTTGAA TGACGCATGCACCAAGTTTATAGCAGTTTGCCAGAGAAGACCAGAGCTTATGAGCTCTTGGAGGAGGTTCAATCAGGAACAAGAAGCTATACGTTCATCATGGGAATCTGATATGTCAATTGATGATCCCAGTGAAGACCCATCCAAAAACCTGGCAACTGGTATGGAAGAGAGAAGTGTAACAGCAACCAGATACTCCCAACAAGAAGCAAAGGTGATGCCACAAAGTAGTCATGGTGAAaaggatgaagaagaggaaaaaaCTCCTGTGCAAAATGAGCCATTAGCAAGTCAAACTAGGCAACTAACGAGACGGCTCAGTGTGCAGGAGAGGATCAGCCTTTTTGAAAACAAGCAGAAAGAAAACTCTGGAGGGAAAACAGCTGTGGTGGTGAAACCCACTGATCTGAAAAGGCTCTCTTCTGATTTATCATCTTCCGCAGGGGTGGAAAAAGCTGTGGTACGGAGATGGAGTGGTGCTAGTGACATGAGCATTGATTTGGGGAATGATAGGAAGGATGGGGCTGGTGATAGTCCCTCGTCGTCATCAGTGTCCAAAGATGGAAGTGGTATATCTTCTAAACAATCTGTTGGCTACAATAAGAGAGAACAGAACGGATTGAGTCATGTTGAGAATCCTCATAGGAATGAAGATGAATGTAGTTCCAACAGT TTACGGAAAGACAAGGAGGTAGACTTGAAGGTGCCTTTGGATTACTCAAGGAATGCAAATATAGATGATGAGTCCAATAACAAAGATTTTGAATCAGATAAGCAGGATCAAATACAGACTAGGGATCCTCGGAGTCATTCATTGTCTACACTACAGCAGTTAAGTGGTACTGAATCTAATCTCACTAGTGTTCGGAGCAATGGAGGAACTGCGGAGTCTCCTAGGAGAGAACCTTCAGCAACTAGGCAATCACCACCAGTTGAGGATCGCCAGAGAAAGACACAAGTCTATGGAG GTACTGAACAGATGAGAAGACCACATGGTAGAAGGGCTGAAACTGGTTCTGCCGATGTAAATAAAAAGCCACCTTCAGCCATTAATATTAGTGTGTCAGACATCTCAGAGAGTGATACTTTGAACCAAATGTCCAGTGCAGAGCAAGTTCAAAGGGCTAGAGCCTCTAAGGGAAGTCAAGAGCTGAATGATGAATTGAAAGTGAAAGCAAACGAGCTTGAAAAGCTATTTGCTGAACACATGCTCCGTGTCCCCGGGGATCAATCCAGTTCTGTCCGTAGAGGCAAGCCTGTAAAGCCTAGTGAACAAGCTGTGACGTCACAGCTCAGAAGACCTGTAGCAGAGGATCTAATCACAAGTTCAAATGATGAAGACAAGTTCAAAACTCCACCAACTGTGAAGGCGGTTGCTAACAGTGACTATGGAGATACCACAAGGCAAAAATTTCCAGAAATCAGCTTTTCAGATAGCTCTAGAGGAAAGTTCTATGAGGAGTATATGCAGAAGAGAGACGCGAAGCTGAAGGAAGACTGGAGTTCAAGAAGGAGCGAGAAGGAAGCCAAGTTGAAGATGATGCAAGATATACTTGATCGCAGTAACGCTGAGATGAAAACTAAATTTTCTCAGTCTACTGCAAGACGTGACTCAGATGCTCGACGTGCAGAGAAGCTTGTGTACTTCAATTCTAGGCTGAGTGCTAGAAAGGATCAG CATCCAATTAGCTCATTCCAgagtgaagaagaggaagatgttTCCAGGAGCACACAGAATAAGAAGCTACAACAAACCAAAAACAGTTCTCGAACCATTACTACATCAGCTTCACGCTCTGCAGCCAAAGTTTCTACACCCAGTTCTGCTAGGCGGAGAGGACAAGACAAGCTTCTTGCACAGTCAGTCCCAAACTTCGCCGAGTTCAAGAAGGAAGGCATGAAACAACCATCCTCAGGAGTTGGGAGAAACGGCGTCCGCTCACAGGCGAGAAGCTCTGTGAGACCGAAGACTGTAGTAATAACTGAAGAAGAGAAGCTGAGAAGGCCGACAAATTTCAGAAAAGTTGCTGCTGAAGCAGCTGCTCCAGAGGATGATGGTGTTTCTGTACCTTTGAATCTTGAGCAAGAGCATAGCGGGAGAAAGGCTTCAGAAGGATCCGATGCATCAGATGAAATGGAGAAAGAGGTGGAAGATGTGCTTGGTGATGACACAGAAGCTGAAGCTTTTACTGACGCAGAAAACGAGAAGTCAAGACTTAGTCAAGACTTTGACGATGGTGAATCTATAGCTTCTCAGCTTGACCCTGGTTCAAACGCTGAGTTACCTGCTGTTTTAGCTTCTAGGCATCATCACCAAACCATCGGTTCGTTTCTGGATGCACGAGTGAAGCAGCATCAGTATCAAAACGAGGCATCTGAGCTTGATGCTTCAGTGGACTCTCCAGTGGACAGTCCTACTTTCTGGAGCCTTAGCCACACAGAGAATGATACAACTCAAATGAGAAAGAAATGGGGAGCTGCTGAGAATAAACAAGATGTGACGAAAGGGTTGAAAAGGCTTTTGAACTTTGGAAGGAAGAACCGTGCGGCTGAGAATTTGGCTGACTGGATATCTGCTACGACCTCTGAAGGGGATGATGATACTGAAGATGGACGTGATCTTGCGTATAGATCATCAGAAGACTTGAGAAAATCGAGATTCTTACAAACTCAGCCCTCTGATGATAGTTTCAACGAGAGTGAGCTATTCAATGAACAAG CCCGAACCACTAGCGCACCATTGAGCTTTAAACTGAAGGAAGATCAGATGTCTGGAGCTTCTGTAAAAG CACCAAGGTCATTCTTTTCACTCTCCAATTTTCGTAGCAAAGGGAAATGA
- the LOC103870161 gene encoding putative F-box protein At2g19630: MTSLHRNSLPIPDELAVEIFSRLPSKDIARCRCACKLWSSMLLREDFTDLFLTKSSARPQLLFACQDHNRNYIFFLSSPHPEKEENSSYVVVAANHNLARFPSSSYKLFGCTNGFCYGARPRSRKPVICNPSTGQYLTLPRLKSRKWFEVVERRGQDSPLVNNYLGYDPVFKEFKVLSMERSKISAKHQVLTLGTKKLSWRLVQCTTAHYSSNKWISISGVIYYAASANRSSANSMVACFDLRVEKFSFVNFGRTMHDSTTLVNYNGKLGLLMSGDAPGENISTTSKSFQLWVLQDAEWSKHVYILPPSWKDVVTKTMCFAGIIVGTNEIVLAPSLQNVPSYVIYFNVERNTITKVGIQGMEAFQGKRFNTYLNYVENVILL; encoded by the exons ATGACGTCACTTCATCGAAACTCATTGCCTATACCTGATGAACTCGCTGTGGAGATATTCTCGAGGCTGCCGTCGAAGGATATAGCAAGATGTCGTTGCGCATGCAAGCTCTGGTCCTCCATGCTTCTACGTGAAGATTTCACAGACTTGTTCTTGACCAAATCTTCTGCTCGCCCTCAGCTTCTCTTCGCATGCCAAGATCACAATCGTAACTATATCTTCTTCTTGTCATCACCTCATCCTGAAAAAGAAGAGAACTCGTCTTATGTTGTTGTAGCCGCCAATCACAATCTTGCACGTTTCCCTAGTTCCTCCTACAAGTTATTTGGTTGTACGAATGGCTTTTGTTATGGAGCTAGGCCCAGGTCGAGAAAACCAGTGATATGTAACCCCAGCACGGGACAGTACTTGACCTTGCCTAGATTGAAGTCGAGGAAGTGGTTTGAAGTAGTGGAACGCAGGGGCCAAG ATTCGCCACTGGTGAACAACTATCTTGGATATGACCCCGTTTTTAAAGAGTTCAAGGTATTGTCAATGGAACGCTCGAAGATTTCTGCAAAGCACCAAGTTCTGACATTAGGAACCAAGAAACTGTCGTGGAGGTTGGTCCAGTGTACCACAGCACATTATTCTTCAAATAAATGGATATCCATCAGCGGTGTTATTTACTATGCAGCTTCAGCCAACAGATCTTCCGCGAATTCCATGGTAGCTTGTTTTGATTTGAGGGTTGAGAAGTTCAGTTTTGTGAATTTCGGTAGAACAATGCATGATTCAACAACTCTGGTTAATTACAATGGGAAACTGGGTTTGCTTATGTCTGGAGATGCTCCTGGTGAGAATATTAGTACAACGAGTAAAAGTTTTCAGCTGTGGGTTTTACAAGATGCTGAATGGTCCAAGCATGTATACATATTACCTCCTTCGTGGAAGGATGTAGTTACAAAAACCATGTGCTTTGCTGGAATAATAGTTGGTACAAACGAAATCGTCTTAGCACCTTCGCTCCAAAATGTGCCTTCCTATGTCATCTACTTTAATGTGGAGAGAAATACGATAACAAAAGTTGGAATCCAAGGCATGGAAGCGTTTCAGGGTAAGAGATTCAACACCTATCTCAACTATGTTGAGAATGTGATTCTTCTTTAA
- the LOC103870054 gene encoding phosphoinositide phosphatase SAC2 → MAAPERSNDQQVDMSSSFLQKFRLYETRSNFYMIGRDKNRTCWRVLKLDRTDPTELNFYQDSTAYTEAECFETLRRIHEGNRSSGGLKFVTTCYGIIGFVRFLGPYYMLIITKRRKLGEICGHTVYGVAKSKIITIPHASVLSNVAYSKDEKRYKRLLCTVDLSKDFFFSYSYHIMHSLQSNLSNGVEGHTYYETMFVWNDYLTRRIRNNAKDCMWTVALVYGFFKQVKLSVSEKNFRLTLIARRSRHYAGTRYLKRGVNEKGRVANDVETEQIVFEEAQDGNPGRISSVVQNRGSIPLFWSQETSRLNIRPDIILSAKDPSYEATRLHFENLAKRYGNPIIILNLIKTREKRPRETILRAEFANAIKVINKGLSKEDRLRPLHWDLHKHSRKKGTNVLAILDRLATYALNLTGIFYFQLTSDGFQNTMENNIGECSTHDLPKDETASDSAVENGNDSKDAKEEATTMLQKGILRTNCIDCLDRTNVAQYAYGLVAFGRQLHALGLTESTTIDLDNPLAEDLMGIYETMGDTLALQYGGSAAHNKIFCERRGQWKAATQSQELFRTLQRYYSNAYMDAEKQDAINLFLGYFQPQQDKPALWELGSDQHYNAARFLASSVPENSRSTMKRSLSESSILSEGSAAARHGLAENDEEGKGLSDSAPEISTSETAMIAASLSAPPPTLEEIGLDEILENDCFCNGDQCTCAAFDMDWVSSSANSCEDESYGRSTAVRSFETIPESTKIESEIRVIESCSGNTKRDEVNGEEEAIAGIPQGYVRWVMDEEGHFW, encoded by the exons ATGGCTGCGCCAGAGAGATCGAACGACCAACAAGTCGACATGTCTTCTTCTTTCCTCCAAAAGTTCAGGCTCTACGAGACCCGCTCG AACTTTTATATGATTGGAAGAGATAAAAACCGAACCTGTTGGAGGGTTCTAAAGCTAGACAGGACAGATCCAACAGAGCTCAACTTCTACCAAGACTCAACGGCTTACACAGAAGCTGAATGCTTCGAGACTCTGAGACGGATACACGAAGGGAACAGATCTTCTGGTGGTTTAAAATTTGTCACCACTTGCTATGGGATCATAG GATTCGTAAGGTTCTTGGGACCTTACTACATGCTGATAATCACTAAGAGAAGGAAGCTCGGTGAGATCTGCGGCCACACGGTTTACGGTGTAGCGAAGAGCAAGATTATTACCATCCCACATGCCTCTGTGCTATCCAATGTGGCTTATTCTAAGGACGAGAAAAG GTACAAGAGGCTTCTCTGCACTGTGGATCTCTCAAAGGACTTCTTCTTCAGCTATTCATATCACATCATGCATTCACTCCAGAGCAATCTGTCAAACGGTGTGGAAGGACACACTTACTACGAAACGATGTTTGTCTGGAATGATTACTTAACTCGACGGATTCGAAACAATGCCAAGGACTGTATGTGGACAGTTGCCCTTGTTTATGGTTTCTTCAAACAG GTTAAGCTATCAGTTTCTGAGAAGAACTTTAGATTGACTCTAATTGCGCGCCGGTCTAGGCATTATGCTGGCACAAG ATATTTGAAACGTGGTGTGAACGAGAAAGGCAGGGTAGCTAATGATGTGGAGACAGAGCAGATTGTTTTCGAGGAAGCTCAAGATGGCAATCCGGGCCGAATAAGTTCTGTAGTTCAGAACCGGGGTTCGATTCCTTTGTTCTGGTCTCAGGAGACCTCACGCTTGAATATCAGACCTGATATTATAT TGTCAGCGAAAGACCCTAGCTACGAGGCAACAAGACTGCATTTTGAAAATCTTGCGAAGAGATATGGGAATCCAATCATCATACTGAACTTGATAAAG ACACGTGAAAAGAGGCCTCGAGAGACTATTCTGCGTGCAGAGTTTGCAAATGCTATTAAAGTTATAAACAAAGGGTTAAGCAAGGAGGATCGTCTAAGGCCTCTTCACTGGGATCTTCATAAGCACTCCAGAAA AAAGGGCACAAACGTGTTGGCGATTCTCGACAGGTTGGCTACTTACGCACTGAACTTGACTGGCATCTTCTACTTTCAGCTAACTTCAGATGGGTTTCAGAACACCATGGA GAACAACATTGGTGAATGTTCTACTCATGATCTTCCCAAAGACGAGACTGCATCAGACTCAGCGGTGGAGAACGGTAACGACAGTAAAGATGCAAAGGAAGAAGCAACCACCATGCTTCAGAAAGGAATCCTAAGGACTAACTGCATAGACTGTTTAGATCGCACCAACGTTGCTCAGTACGCTTATGGTTTGGTAGCATTTGGGCGTCAACTCCATGCTTTGGGATTGACAGAGTCCACTACCATTGATCTGGATAATCCCCTCGCTGAAGATTTGATGGGAATCTATGAGACAATGGGAGATACGCTTGCGCTTCAGTATGGAGGATCTGCAGCACACAACAAG ATATTTTGTGAAAGGCGTGGTCAGTGGAAAGCGGCGACGCAGTCACAGGAGCTATTCAGAACTTTGCAGCGTTACTACAGTAACGCTTACATGGATGCTGAAAAGCAAGATGCTATTAACTT GTTCTTGGGATACTTTCAGCCACAACAAGATAAGCCAGCGCTGTGGGAATTGGGTTCTGATCAGCATTACAATGCGGCAAGGTTTCTTGCCAGTTCTGTACCTGAGAattcaag GTCTACGATGAAACGATCTCTGTCAGAAAGTAGCATCCTAAGCGAGGGAAGTGCAGCTGCTAGACATGGTTTAGCTGAAAATGATGAAGAAGGTAAAGGTCTTTCAGATTCAGCACCTGAGATCTCAACGTCTGAAACTGCCATGATTGCTGCTAGTTTGAG TGCTCCACCACCGACGTTGGAGGAAATAGGTCTAGATGAGATACTTGAAAACGATTGCTTCTGCAATGGTGACCAATGTACATGTGCAGCTTTTGATATGGATTGGGTATCTTCTTCAGCAAACTCTTGTGAAGATGAGAGCTACGGAAg GTCCACTGCGGTTAGATCCTTTGAAACCATCCCTGAAAGTACAAAAATAGAGTCAGAAATTCGTGTGATTGAATCTTGTTCAGGCAACACAAAG AGAGATGAAGTTAATGGGGAGGAAGAAGCCATTGCTGGGATTCCTCAAGGCTATGTGAGGTGGGTGATGGATGAAGAGGGACATTTCTGGTGA
- the LOC103870055 gene encoding J domain-containing protein APJ1, with protein MASNNIEKGNDNLYSLLGLKKECTPTELRTAYKKLALRWHPDRCSSMGNLEFVDESKKKFQGIQEAYSVLSDSNKRFLYDVGAYNTDDDSDQNGMGDFLSEMAVMMNQSKPSENNSGDSFEHLQDLFHEMLQGEAFASSPSPSSCYAASTFTSSCSFVFDSNTQQSPFGTNPMGINDPRPHPFSLGVEHQQDFKKGKNNGGRRSRRKNNAQSASHQTSSSNNYGVPTS; from the exons ATGGCTTCGAACAATATCGAGAAAGGCAACGATAATTTGTATTCTCTTCTGGGTCTGAAGAAAGAATGTACCCCCACTGAGCTCCGTACTGCTTATAAGAAGCTCGCTCTT AGATGGCATCCAGATCGTTGTTCATCAATGGGGAACTTGGAGTTTGTAGATGAATCAAAGAAGAAGTTTCAGGGCATCCAAGAGGCCTACTCTG TTCTGTCTGACTCCAACAAGAGGTTCCTCTATGACGTTGGAGCTTATAATACTGATGATGATTCTGACCAAAAC GGAATGGGAGATTTCTTGAGCGAAATGGCGGTAATGATGAATCAATCCAAGCCTAGT gaGAACAATTCAGGAGACAGTTTCGAACACTTACAAGATCTGTTTCATGAGATGCTTCAAGGAGAAGCATTCGCCTCCTCGCCATCGCCATCATCTTGCTATGCTGCTTCAACTTTCACTTCCTCTTGTAGCTTTGTCTTTGACTCAAATACTCAGCAGTCACCGTTTGGGACAAATCCAATGGGGATTAATGATCCTAGACCTCACCCCTTCTCTTTAGGG GTGGAACATCAGCAGGATTTCAAGAAGGGGAAGAACAATGGTGGGAGAAGAAGCAGACGGAAGAACAATGCTCAATCTGCTTCTCACCAAACGTCGTCGTCCAACAACTATGGAGTTCCCACTTCATAG
- the LOC103870059 gene encoding COP1-interacting protein 7 isoform X1: MRPAIPLDYALFQLSPKRSRCELFVSTAGNTEKIASGLVKPFVAHLKVAEEQVAREAQSIRLQVESSKNAGTWFTKATLERFVRFVSTPEVLELVSALDEEMSQLEAARKIYGEGTGDHRPGAKDGTETTPAADVTKKELLRAIDLRLAAVRQDLETACNRASAAGFNPVTVPELTQFADRFGASRLNDACTKFIAVCQRRPELMSSWRRFNQEQEAIRSSWESDMSIDDPSEDPSKNLATGMEERSVTATRYSQQEAKVMPQSSHGEKDEEEEKTPVQNEPLASQTRQLTRRLSVQERISLFENKQKENSGGKTAVVVKPTDLKRLSSDLSSSAGVEKAVVRRWSGASDMSIDLGNDRKDGAGDSPSSSSVSKDGSGISSKQSVGYNKREQNGLSHVENPHRNEDECSSNSTGDMGTDKVESHKSSSPFLRKDKEVDLKVPLDYSRNANIDDESNNKDFESDKQDQIQTRDPRSHSLSTLQQLSGTESNLTSVRSNGGTAESPRREPSATRQSPPVEDRQRKTQVYGGTEQMRRPHGRRAETGSADVNKKPPSAINISVSDISESDTLNQMSSAEQVQRARASKGSQELNDELKVKANELEKLFAEHMLRVPGDQSSSVRRGKPVKPSEQAVTSQLRRPVAEDLITSSNDEDKFKTPPTVKAVANSDYGDTTRQKFPEISFSDSSRGKFYEEYMQKRDAKLKEDWSSRRSEKEAKLKMMQDILDRSNAEMKTKFSQSTARRDSDARRAEKLVYFNSRLSARKDQHPISSFQSEEEEDVSRSTQNKKLQQTKNSSRTITTSASRSAAKVSTPSSARRRGQDKLLAQSVPNFAEFKKEGMKQPSSGVGRNGVRSQARSSVRPKTVVITEEEKLRRPTNFRKVAAEAAAPEDDGVSVPLNLEQEHSGRKASEGSDASDEMEKEVEDVLGDDTEAEAFTDAENEKSRLSQDFDDGESIASQLDPGSNAELPAVLASRHHHQTIGSFLDARVKQHQYQNEASELDASVDSPVDSPTFWSLSHTENDTTQMRKKWGAAENKQDVTKGLKRLLNFGRKNRAAENLADWISATTSEGDDDTEDGRDLAYRSSEDLRKSRFLQTQPSDDSFNESELFNEQARTTSAPLSFKLKEDQMSGASVKAPRSFFSLSNFRSKGK; encoded by the exons ATGAGACCAGCTATACCTCTTGACTATGCTCTCTTCCAACTCTCCCCAAAGCGGTCAAG ATGTGAATTGTTTGTCTCTACTGCTGGGAATACTGAGAAGATTGCTTCTGGACTGGTGAAACCTTTTGTTGCTCATTTGAAAGTCGCTGAAGAGCAGGTCGCCCGGGAAGCTCAGTCTATAAGGTTACAAGTTGAGAGCAGCAAAAATGCTGGAACTTGGTTTACTAAAGCGACGCTCGAGAG GTTTGTACGCTTTGTTAGTACCCCAGAGGTTCTTGAATTGGTTAGCGCTTTGGATGAGGAAATGTCTCAGTTAGAGGCTGCCCGGAAAATATATGGCGAG GGGACTGGTGATCACCGACCTGGTGCAAAAG ATGGCACGGAAACTACACCAGCAGCTGATGTGACAAA GAAGGAGCTACTGAGAGCTATTGATTTACGGCTTGCAGCAGTTAGACAGGACTTAGAAACGGCTTGTAATCGTGCTTCTGCTGCTGGTTTCAACCCAGTCACTGTCCCCGAACTTACTCAATTTGCTGATCGATTTGGAGCCAGTCGCTTGAA TGACGCATGCACCAAGTTTATAGCAGTTTGCCAGAGAAGACCAGAGCTTATGAGCTCTTGGAGGAGGTTCAATCAGGAACAAGAAGCTATACGTTCATCATGGGAATCTGATATGTCAATTGATGATCCCAGTGAAGACCCATCCAAAAACCTGGCAACTGGTATGGAAGAGAGAAGTGTAACAGCAACCAGATACTCCCAACAAGAAGCAAAGGTGATGCCACAAAGTAGTCATGGTGAAaaggatgaagaagaggaaaaaaCTCCTGTGCAAAATGAGCCATTAGCAAGTCAAACTAGGCAACTAACGAGACGGCTCAGTGTGCAGGAGAGGATCAGCCTTTTTGAAAACAAGCAGAAAGAAAACTCTGGAGGGAAAACAGCTGTGGTGGTGAAACCCACTGATCTGAAAAGGCTCTCTTCTGATTTATCATCTTCCGCAGGGGTGGAAAAAGCTGTGGTACGGAGATGGAGTGGTGCTAGTGACATGAGCATTGATTTGGGGAATGATAGGAAGGATGGGGCTGGTGATAGTCCCTCGTCGTCATCAGTGTCCAAAGATGGAAGTGGTATATCTTCTAAACAATCTGTTGGCTACAATAAGAGAGAACAGAACGGATTGAGTCATGTTGAGAATCCTCATAGGAATGAAGATGAATGTAGTTCCAACAGTACTGGTGACATGGGAACGGATAAAGTAGAGTCCCATAAATCAAGCTCTCCTTTCTTACGGAAAGACAAGGAGGTAGACTTGAAGGTGCCTTTGGATTACTCAAGGAATGCAAATATAGATGATGAGTCCAATAACAAAGATTTTGAATCAGATAAGCAGGATCAAATACAGACTAGGGATCCTCGGAGTCATTCATTGTCTACACTACAGCAGTTAAGTGGTACTGAATCTAATCTCACTAGTGTTCGGAGCAATGGAGGAACTGCGGAGTCTCCTAGGAGAGAACCTTCAGCAACTAGGCAATCACCACCAGTTGAGGATCGCCAGAGAAAGACACAAGTCTATGGAG GTACTGAACAGATGAGAAGACCACATGGTAGAAGGGCTGAAACTGGTTCTGCCGATGTAAATAAAAAGCCACCTTCAGCCATTAATATTAGTGTGTCAGACATCTCAGAGAGTGATACTTTGAACCAAATGTCCAGTGCAGAGCAAGTTCAAAGGGCTAGAGCCTCTAAGGGAAGTCAAGAGCTGAATGATGAATTGAAAGTGAAAGCAAACGAGCTTGAAAAGCTATTTGCTGAACACATGCTCCGTGTCCCCGGGGATCAATCCAGTTCTGTCCGTAGAGGCAAGCCTGTAAAGCCTAGTGAACAAGCTGTGACGTCACAGCTCAGAAGACCTGTAGCAGAGGATCTAATCACAAGTTCAAATGATGAAGACAAGTTCAAAACTCCACCAACTGTGAAGGCGGTTGCTAACAGTGACTATGGAGATACCACAAGGCAAAAATTTCCAGAAATCAGCTTTTCAGATAGCTCTAGAGGAAAGTTCTATGAGGAGTATATGCAGAAGAGAGACGCGAAGCTGAAGGAAGACTGGAGTTCAAGAAGGAGCGAGAAGGAAGCCAAGTTGAAGATGATGCAAGATATACTTGATCGCAGTAACGCTGAGATGAAAACTAAATTTTCTCAGTCTACTGCAAGACGTGACTCAGATGCTCGACGTGCAGAGAAGCTTGTGTACTTCAATTCTAGGCTGAGTGCTAGAAAGGATCAG CATCCAATTAGCTCATTCCAgagtgaagaagaggaagatgttTCCAGGAGCACACAGAATAAGAAGCTACAACAAACCAAAAACAGTTCTCGAACCATTACTACATCAGCTTCACGCTCTGCAGCCAAAGTTTCTACACCCAGTTCTGCTAGGCGGAGAGGACAAGACAAGCTTCTTGCACAGTCAGTCCCAAACTTCGCCGAGTTCAAGAAGGAAGGCATGAAACAACCATCCTCAGGAGTTGGGAGAAACGGCGTCCGCTCACAGGCGAGAAGCTCTGTGAGACCGAAGACTGTAGTAATAACTGAAGAAGAGAAGCTGAGAAGGCCGACAAATTTCAGAAAAGTTGCTGCTGAAGCAGCTGCTCCAGAGGATGATGGTGTTTCTGTACCTTTGAATCTTGAGCAAGAGCATAGCGGGAGAAAGGCTTCAGAAGGATCCGATGCATCAGATGAAATGGAGAAAGAGGTGGAAGATGTGCTTGGTGATGACACAGAAGCTGAAGCTTTTACTGACGCAGAAAACGAGAAGTCAAGACTTAGTCAAGACTTTGACGATGGTGAATCTATAGCTTCTCAGCTTGACCCTGGTTCAAACGCTGAGTTACCTGCTGTTTTAGCTTCTAGGCATCATCACCAAACCATCGGTTCGTTTCTGGATGCACGAGTGAAGCAGCATCAGTATCAAAACGAGGCATCTGAGCTTGATGCTTCAGTGGACTCTCCAGTGGACAGTCCTACTTTCTGGAGCCTTAGCCACACAGAGAATGATACAACTCAAATGAGAAAGAAATGGGGAGCTGCTGAGAATAAACAAGATGTGACGAAAGGGTTGAAAAGGCTTTTGAACTTTGGAAGGAAGAACCGTGCGGCTGAGAATTTGGCTGACTGGATATCTGCTACGACCTCTGAAGGGGATGATGATACTGAAGATGGACGTGATCTTGCGTATAGATCATCAGAAGACTTGAGAAAATCGAGATTCTTACAAACTCAGCCCTCTGATGATAGTTTCAACGAGAGTGAGCTATTCAATGAACAAG CCCGAACCACTAGCGCACCATTGAGCTTTAAACTGAAGGAAGATCAGATGTCTGGAGCTTCTGTAAAAG CACCAAGGTCATTCTTTTCACTCTCCAATTTTCGTAGCAAAGGGAAATGA